A region from the Campylobacter magnus genome encodes:
- the hemL gene encoding glutamate-1-semialdehyde 2,1-aminomutase, protein MTNQKAFEKAKEYIPGGVNSPVRAFKSVKGSPIFIERGKDEFIYDIEGKKYIDYVLSWGPLFLGHSDKSVEGAITKTMKKGLSFGAPTLIETQLAKLILSKISYLDKIRFVSSGTEATMSAIRLARAYSKKDGIIKFEGCYHGHSDSLLVKAGSGATTFGNSSSPGVPEDFAKHTHLAIYNDIASVEKCFNESDDIGAVIIEPIAGNMGLVPASLTFLTQLRDLCRKKGAVLIFDEVMSGFRASMTGSYKFNKIKPDLATFGKVIGGGLNAAAFGGKDEIMSLLSPDGAVYQAGTLSGNPLAMAAGIATLSKIFATPNVYEKLNSKVKSILKCMNSSAKRKGIALQTEHRGTMWGFFFNENKVTNYDIALKSDTQMFAKFHAAMLKRGIYLAPSQFETCFISTKHSKNSIEATCEAIEASFKAL, encoded by the coding sequence ATGACAAATCAAAAAGCCTTTGAAAAAGCCAAAGAATACATCCCAGGTGGCGTAAACTCGCCTGTTCGTGCCTTTAAAAGTGTAAAAGGCTCTCCAATTTTTATTGAGCGTGGAAAAGATGAGTTTATCTACGATATAGAGGGCAAAAAGTATATTGACTATGTGCTTAGCTGGGGGCCACTTTTTCTAGGACACAGCGATAAAAGCGTAGAGGGCGCAATTACTAAAACCATGAAAAAAGGACTTAGCTTTGGGGCTCCAACGCTGATTGAAACCCAGCTAGCAAAGCTAATTTTAAGCAAAATCAGCTACCTTGATAAAATCCGCTTTGTAAGTTCAGGCACAGAAGCTACCATGAGTGCTATCCGCCTAGCAAGAGCTTATAGCAAAAAAGATGGAATAATCAAGTTTGAGGGCTGCTACCACGGACATAGCGACAGCCTACTTGTAAAGGCAGGTTCAGGCGCAACCACCTTTGGAAACTCAAGCTCGCCTGGCGTGCCAGAGGATTTTGCTAAGCACACGCATTTAGCTATTTATAACGACATTGCTAGCGTGGAGAAATGCTTTAATGAAAGTGATGATATCGGCGCTGTGATAATAGAGCCTATTGCTGGAAATATGGGGCTTGTGCCAGCTAGCCTTACATTTTTGACCCAGCTTAGAGATTTGTGCCGCAAAAAAGGTGCTGTGCTTATCTTTGATGAAGTTATGAGTGGCTTTAGAGCAAGTATGACAGGCTCTTATAAGTTTAATAAAATCAAGCCTGACCTAGCTACTTTTGGTAAGGTTATTGGCGGTGGGCTAAACGCAGCTGCCTTTGGCGGAAAAGATGAAATAATGAGCCTTCTAAGCCCAGATGGAGCTGTGTATCAAGCAGGCACGCTAAGTGGAAATCCACTGGCTATGGCAGCTGGAATTGCTACACTTAGTAAGATTTTTGCTACTCCAAATGTATATGAAAAACTAAATAGCAAGGTAAAAAGCATACTAAAATGTATGAATAGCAGCGCAAAACGCAAAGGCATAGCCTTGCAAACAGAGCATCGTGGCACGATGTGGGGCTTTTTCTTTAATGAAAATAAGGTTACAAACTACGATATTGCGCTAAAAAGCGATACACAGATGTTTGCGAAGTTTCACGCAGCTATGCTAAAGCGTGGGATTTACCTTGCCCCTAGTCAGTTTGAGACTTGCTTTATTAGCACGAAGCACAGCAAAAATAGCATTGAGGCGACGTGCGAAGCTATAGAAGCAAGCTTTAAAGCACTTTGA
- a CDS encoding c-type cytochrome has translation MSKFLYIFLLFCALNAEDFISKMEYARMLYQNPRGIGCNKCHGENGEGKLIANYKQKDTKNGKLSTLSLSAPQINNMDFESFKKSINKSTGMMPSYFLTDAEILTLYEYLQTKKEQK, from the coding sequence ATGAGTAAATTTTTATATATTTTTTTATTGTTTTGTGCCCTAAATGCTGAGGACTTTATCTCAAAAATGGAATACGCTCGCATGCTATACCAAAATCCCAGAGGTATCGGCTGTAATAAATGCCACGGCGAAAATGGCGAAGGCAAGCTAATAGCTAACTACAAACAAAAAGATACCAAAAACGGCAAGCTAAGCACTTTAAGCCTAAGCGCACCGCAAATAAACAATATGGATTTTGAAAGCTTTAAAAAATCAATAAATAAAAGTACAGGTATGATGCCAAGTTATTTTCTAACAGATGCTGAAATACTCACTCTTTATGAGTATTTACAAACCAAAAAGGAGCAAAAATGA